The following are encoded together in the Ooceraea biroi isolate clonal line C1 chromosome 2, Obir_v5.4, whole genome shotgun sequence genome:
- the LOC105279168 gene encoding prothoracicotropic hormone has product MLETSPQCTTMARARRVLGRMKLLILCVMVDGLLAEDPGQVLSIAQWKEQVVAPEFLLDDREDISGSRNSFFYEDKRSFRPEGIGEQTKRVTGADDVDLQQPRLATRSLQCTCETQYEIRDLGEGHYPRYLTASRCKPKACQSKFNSCRLLYYMVHILSQRDLNGLSEDRFSDDSALPETPLPEALRHKWQLKPMKIPVACVPATR; this is encoded by the exons ATGCTAGAGACGAGTCCTCAGTGTACGACAATGGCTCGTGCGAGACGTGTCCTGGGAAGGATGAAGCTCCTTATTCTTTGT GTAATGGTCGACGGTTTGTTGGCGGAAGACCCGGGACAAGTATTGTCGATTGCTCAATGGAAGGAGCAAGTTGTGGCTCCGGAGTTTCTGCTGGATGATCGCGAGGATATTTCGGGCAGCCGAAATTCCTTCTTCTACGAGGACAAACGCAGCTTTCGTCCTGAGGGAATCGGCGAGCAGACTAAACGAGTCACCGGCGCGGACGACGTTGACCTGCAGCAGCCGCGTCTCGCAACGAGA TCTTTGCAATGCACCTGCGAGACGCAGTACGAAATAAGAGATCTGGGCGAGGGACATTATCCAAGATATCTAACTGCATCGCGTTGCAAACCGAAAGCCTGCCAGAGCAAGTTCAATTCCTGTCGACTGCTGTATTACATG GTTCACATATTGAGCCAACGCGATCTGAATGGGTTAAGCGAAGACCGTTTCTCGGACGATAGCGCACTTCCGGAAACCCCACTTCCGGAAGCTCTTCGTCATAAGTGGCAACTGAAACCAATGAAGATCCCAGTTGCATGTGTGCCGGCAACacgataa
- the LOC105279169 gene encoding uncharacterized protein LOC105279169 isoform X2 — MIRLAFVFLVCVFVASSFVDTYPNNDYDSYDEEQYENVARLANRLFRYRKANRRNIEDMNWTGRWMPDRPGDPTPPPKVWPKNEEKYDDRYESVTEFSHGMHHGFVQSQCDDGKSNLDIDWGDHSPSEYTCYGHKITPNKTKALIYCKSIPKAYKAAHKCMKERIDYNDNVPLYGPHRPLWPVYGEYKYLPKQRWLHSLEHGAIVMLYHPCANPLEVKRLRDLVNRCLWRHVITRYSYLDEEQPLALLSWGCKLTMSYVDIKVVKHFIQLHALRGPEQIAKDGQFEDGLLSRSRIVTDKEDSVLCPYM, encoded by the exons atGATTCGATTGGCTTTTGTTTTCCTAGTTTGCGTTTTTGTGGCATCAAGTTTTGTGGACACATATCCGAACAATG atTACGATAGTTACGATGAGGAACAGTATGAAAATGTTGCGCGATTAGCAAACCGTTTATTCCGGTACAGGAAGGCAAACCGCAGAAATATTGAAGATATGAATTGGACTGGACGCTGGATGCCTGACAGGCCAGGTGATCCAACACCACCGCCTAAGGTATGGCCAAAGAACGAGGAAAAATATGATGACAGATATGAATCAGTGACAGAATTCTCCCATGGAATGCATCATGGTTTCGTGCAGTCACAATGCGACGATGGCAAG AGCAATTTAGACATCGATTGGGGGGATCATTCTCCATCAGAATATACGTGTTACGGTCATAAGATCACGCCAAATAAGACTAAGGCATTGATTTACTGTAAATCTATCCCAAAAGCATACAAG gCCGCGCATAAATGCATGAAAGAGAGAATCGATTATAATGACAATGTTCCTCTCTA CGGTCCACACAGACCGTTGTGGCCAGTTTACGgggaatacaaatatttaccCAAACAGAGATGGTTGCACAGCCTGGAG CATGGAGCAATTGTCATGCTGTACCATCCATGCGCAAATCCACTGGAGGTGAAACGTTTGCGGGATCTTGTTAACAGATGTCTTTGGCGACACGTTATCACGCGATATAGTTACCTGGATGAAGAACAA CCGTTGGCACTTTTATCTTGGGGCTGCAAGCTGACTATGTCTTACGTAGATATCAAGGTGGTAAAACACTTTATACAGCTGCACGCTCTTCGTGGTCCGGAACAGATCGCCAAGGATGGTCAATTCGAAGACGGACTGCTGAGTCGATCGAGGATAGTGACAGATAAAGAGGATTCCGTACTTTGTCCTTACATGTAA
- the LOC105279169 gene encoding uncharacterized protein LOC105279169 isoform X1 — MIRLAFVFLVCVFVASSFVDTYPNNEEFNYFADYDSYDEEQYENVARLANRLFRYRKANRRNIEDMNWTGRWMPDRPGDPTPPPKVWPKNEEKYDDRYESVTEFSHGMHHGFVQSQCDDGKSNLDIDWGDHSPSEYTCYGHKITPNKTKALIYCKSIPKAYKAAHKCMKERIDYNDNVPLYGPHRPLWPVYGEYKYLPKQRWLHSLEHGAIVMLYHPCANPLEVKRLRDLVNRCLWRHVITRYSYLDEEQPLALLSWGCKLTMSYVDIKVVKHFIQLHALRGPEQIAKDGQFEDGLLSRSRIVTDKEDSVLCPYM; from the exons atGATTCGATTGGCTTTTGTTTTCCTAGTTTGCGTTTTTGTGGCATCAAGTTTTGTGGACACATATCCGAACAATG aagaatttaattattttgcagatTACGATAGTTACGATGAGGAACAGTATGAAAATGTTGCGCGATTAGCAAACCGTTTATTCCGGTACAGGAAGGCAAACCGCAGAAATATTGAAGATATGAATTGGACTGGACGCTGGATGCCTGACAGGCCAGGTGATCCAACACCACCGCCTAAGGTATGGCCAAAGAACGAGGAAAAATATGATGACAGATATGAATCAGTGACAGAATTCTCCCATGGAATGCATCATGGTTTCGTGCAGTCACAATGCGACGATGGCAAG AGCAATTTAGACATCGATTGGGGGGATCATTCTCCATCAGAATATACGTGTTACGGTCATAAGATCACGCCAAATAAGACTAAGGCATTGATTTACTGTAAATCTATCCCAAAAGCATACAAG gCCGCGCATAAATGCATGAAAGAGAGAATCGATTATAATGACAATGTTCCTCTCTA CGGTCCACACAGACCGTTGTGGCCAGTTTACGgggaatacaaatatttaccCAAACAGAGATGGTTGCACAGCCTGGAG CATGGAGCAATTGTCATGCTGTACCATCCATGCGCAAATCCACTGGAGGTGAAACGTTTGCGGGATCTTGTTAACAGATGTCTTTGGCGACACGTTATCACGCGATATAGTTACCTGGATGAAGAACAA CCGTTGGCACTTTTATCTTGGGGCTGCAAGCTGACTATGTCTTACGTAGATATCAAGGTGGTAAAACACTTTATACAGCTGCACGCTCTTCGTGGTCCGGAACAGATCGCCAAGGATGGTCAATTCGAAGACGGACTGCTGAGTCGATCGAGGATAGTGACAGATAAAGAGGATTCCGTACTTTGTCCTTACATGTAA